One Halorientalis litorea DNA segment encodes these proteins:
- a CDS encoding endonuclease III domain-containing protein: MAEDPEPAVNISGGDSGGGYETAFDGDDPESRAEAVVDRLGDLYWTKTYGGRDAFECLVRTILSQNTSDTASQPAHEELLARYDSADGDLARTLADADQQTLAETISSAGLYNQKSERIIAIAERVVAEYGGEAGFDDFVKDEDPATVRETLLDMGGVGPKTADCVLLFSGGRGGVFPVDTHVHRIARRMGVAPADADHEGVREALEAAVPAEKCGFGHTAMIQFGREYCTAREPACLDDPEACPLADACDRVGVDTVAGDVVDPAEAGPTHD; the protein is encoded by the coding sequence ATGGCAGAGGACCCCGAGCCAGCGGTGAACATCAGCGGTGGCGATTCGGGCGGCGGGTACGAAACGGCGTTCGACGGCGACGACCCTGAGAGTCGGGCCGAGGCCGTCGTGGACCGCCTCGGTGACCTGTACTGGACCAAGACCTACGGCGGCCGGGACGCCTTCGAGTGTCTCGTCCGCACCATCCTGAGCCAGAACACCAGCGACACGGCGAGCCAACCGGCCCACGAGGAACTGCTCGCTCGCTACGACTCGGCGGACGGTGACCTCGCTCGAACGCTCGCCGACGCCGACCAGCAGACGCTCGCCGAGACCATCAGTTCCGCGGGCCTGTACAACCAGAAGTCCGAGCGAATCATCGCCATCGCCGAGCGCGTCGTCGCGGAGTACGGGGGCGAGGCGGGGTTCGACGACTTCGTGAAGGACGAAGACCCGGCGACGGTCCGGGAGACGTTGCTGGACATGGGTGGCGTCGGGCCGAAAACCGCCGACTGCGTCCTGCTGTTCTCGGGCGGCCGCGGCGGCGTCTTCCCCGTCGACACGCACGTCCACCGCATCGCCCGCCGGATGGGGGTGGCCCCGGCCGACGCCGACCACGAGGGGGTGCGCGAGGCGTTGGAGGCGGCGGTTCCCGCCGAGAAATGTGGGTTCGGCCACACGGCGATGATTCAGTTCGGCCGCGAGTACTGCACCGCGCGCGAACCCGCGTGTCTCGACGACCCGGAGGCCTGTCCGCTCGCGGACGCCTGCGACAGAGTGGGGGTCGACACCGTAGCGGGCGACGTAGTTGACCCGGCAGAGGCGGGGCCTACCCATGACTGA
- a CDS encoding DUF371 domain-containing protein, with product MEEVVHASGHENVAAEHASTFEVTTDDYLTPAGDCILGIDADRAPADFDPAFVRACQSADATITVTLDADGHTATVTGRGDPALTFESDRSAVGRTSDYVDDRTVLVDADAAAADLNRELAAALAAGADLTVTLRVDPA from the coding sequence ATGGAGGAAGTCGTTCACGCCAGCGGCCACGAGAACGTCGCCGCCGAACACGCGAGCACCTTCGAGGTCACCACTGACGACTACCTGACGCCCGCGGGCGACTGCATCCTCGGTATCGACGCCGACCGTGCCCCGGCGGACTTCGACCCGGCGTTCGTCAGGGCCTGCCAGTCGGCCGACGCGACGATTACCGTCACGCTCGACGCCGACGGCCACACGGCGACGGTCACTGGCCGCGGCGATCCGGCGTTGACCTTCGAGAGCGACCGGAGTGCGGTCGGGCGGACCAGCGACTACGTGGACGACCGCACGGTACTGGTCGATGCGGACGCCGCGGCGGCCGACCTGAACCGCGAATTGGCCGCGGCACTCGCGGCCGGTGCCGACCTGACGGTGACGCTGCGAGTCGACCCGGCGTGA
- a CDS encoding hydrolase, which translates to MLGEWSGASVDPGEGKPDPGVWTPVAVPGRSSALSEADAAAYRVEFDDPRDDGDERALLVLRGLYAHARVWLNDELVGEHDAYFVPFRHAFEPDPTNELVVECRVPEDRFGGIHDTPVSADAAPGIWWGADVETHPETFFSALSAHPRRTDDGAEIDVEAVVEAGTDLDDRITFSLRPEGEFQSRGMMDRASVEAAAGETVIVDHTIDIHDPELWWPRGMGPQHRYTVRAKLGDETRSVTTGICSVTCDADGLSVNGERVPVRGVNVLSATPDDVSRAVDANATLARMHAHVPPREVNEACDEAGVLVWQDLPLTGPGTFDVERGRTVARNLARARHAHPSLAAFSVHDDPATPFEDGLGTGVIDRLRLRWRAWRAGYDRTDAEAVADALPTDRPVFPVVGPLGVGGDATTLYPGWDYGEAADIGGLLDRYDPAVVAEFGAGALGALDPGEVPGFDRAKHDAHVDGGTDASQRYQARVLKRVAETLRRRDVAVPVAFALRDIGAAGFGVFERDGTEKTSANALAQSYEPVQATLVTPEAGANSAIVAVNDTDEAVACRVEWTAGETNGGATAEVAPHSTEPVESVAVPADADRASLSLSVGDRTVENRYYL; encoded by the coding sequence ATGTTGGGTGAGTGGAGCGGGGCGTCCGTCGACCCCGGCGAGGGAAAGCCGGACCCGGGCGTGTGGACGCCGGTGGCCGTTCCGGGCCGGTCGTCGGCACTCTCGGAGGCCGACGCCGCCGCCTACCGCGTCGAGTTCGACGACCCGCGCGACGACGGCGACGAGCGCGCGCTACTGGTCCTCCGCGGTCTGTACGCTCACGCCCGCGTCTGGCTGAACGACGAACTGGTCGGCGAACACGACGCCTACTTCGTCCCCTTCCGCCACGCCTTCGAACCCGACCCGACGAACGAACTCGTCGTCGAGTGCCGTGTACCCGAGGACCGGTTCGGCGGCATCCACGACACGCCCGTGTCGGCGGACGCGGCCCCCGGCATCTGGTGGGGGGCCGACGTGGAGACGCACCCGGAGACGTTCTTCTCCGCCCTCAGTGCACACCCCCGGCGGACCGACGACGGGGCCGAAATCGACGTCGAGGCCGTGGTCGAGGCCGGCACGGACCTCGACGACCGTATCACCTTCTCGCTCCGTCCCGAGGGCGAGTTCCAGAGTCGCGGGATGATGGACCGCGCGAGCGTCGAGGCGGCGGCCGGGGAGACGGTCATCGTCGACCACACCATCGACATCCACGACCCAGAACTGTGGTGGCCCCGCGGAATGGGTCCACAGCACCGCTACACCGTTCGTGCGAAACTCGGCGACGAGACGCGGAGCGTCACCACCGGCATCTGCTCGGTCACCTGCGACGCCGACGGCCTCTCGGTCAACGGCGAGCGCGTGCCCGTCCGCGGCGTGAACGTCCTGTCGGCGACGCCCGACGACGTGTCCCGGGCAGTCGACGCGAACGCGACGCTCGCCCGGATGCACGCCCACGTCCCCCCGCGGGAGGTGAACGAGGCCTGTGACGAGGCGGGCGTCCTCGTCTGGCAGGACCTCCCGCTGACCGGCCCGGGGACCTTCGACGTGGAGCGGGGCCGGACCGTCGCCCGGAACCTCGCCCGTGCCCGCCACGCCCACCCGAGCCTCGCGGCCTTTAGCGTCCACGACGACCCGGCGACGCCGTTCGAAGACGGCCTCGGTACCGGGGTCATCGACCGACTACGACTGCGCTGGCGGGCGTGGCGTGCGGGGTACGACCGGACCGACGCCGAAGCGGTGGCCGACGCGCTCCCGACGGACCGGCCCGTGTTCCCCGTGGTCGGCCCCCTCGGCGTCGGTGGCGACGCCACGACCCTGTATCCCGGCTGGGACTACGGCGAGGCGGCCGACATCGGGGGGTTGCTGGACCGCTACGACCCCGCCGTCGTGGCGGAGTTCGGTGCGGGCGCGCTCGGCGCGCTCGACCCCGGGGAGGTGCCGGGTTTCGACCGGGCGAAACACGACGCACACGTCGACGGCGGGACCGACGCCTCACAGCGGTATCAGGCCCGCGTCCTCAAACGCGTGGCCGAGACGCTCCGCCGCCGTGACGTGGCCGTGCCCGTCGCGTTCGCGCTCCGGGACATCGGGGCCGCGGGGTTCGGCGTCTTCGAGCGCGACGGCACCGAGAAGACGAGCGCGAACGCGCTCGCGCAGTCCTACGAACCGGTGCAGGCGACGCTCGTCACCCCCGAGGCTGGCGCGAACTCGGCCATCGTCGCGGTGAACGACACCGACGAGGCCGTCGCGTGCCGCGTCGAGTGGACGGCAGGTGAGACGAACGGCGGCGCGACGGCCGAGGTGGCCCCACACTCGACCGAACCCGTCGAATCCGTCGCCGTTCCGGCGGATGCGGACCGAGCGTCGCTCTCGTTGTCTGTCGGTGACCGCACCGTCGAGAACCGATACTATTTATAA
- a CDS encoding coiled-coil protein: MAESIDESKNIEVTDDDIENKSKGELIKLAGQLRDRRNELNQLASERASDRDDLNAKTREKVDEAQEHREKRDELNSQVQEHKEKRNELNAEANELFDKVEEMKSDLELDEGKSLDNLEEEIEDLEFKQQTEVLNPEEERELIEKIEAKREEYQERKEKLDQTDDVEGIKEEAEEIRSEASKHHQKVTELADEAQKHHNQMIEAYREADEIRDEADEMHEQFVDAQEAADQHHEDFVTVQKRLRELDKKEEEQERNKREEEQEAAREEAEEIYQKFKDGETLDTEDLMKLQKTGLL, from the coding sequence ATGGCAGAATCAATAGACGAATCAAAGAACATCGAAGTGACAGACGACGACATCGAAAACAAATCCAAAGGCGAACTCATCAAACTCGCCGGACAGCTCCGTGACCGACGGAACGAGCTGAACCAACTCGCCTCCGAGCGCGCCTCGGACCGCGACGACCTGAACGCCAAGACTCGCGAGAAGGTCGACGAGGCCCAAGAACACCGCGAGAAGCGCGACGAACTGAACTCCCAGGTACAGGAGCACAAGGAGAAGCGCAACGAACTCAACGCCGAGGCCAACGAACTCTTCGACAAAGTCGAGGAGATGAAATCGGACCTCGAACTCGACGAGGGCAAGAGCCTCGACAACCTCGAAGAGGAAATCGAGGATTTGGAGTTCAAACAGCAGACTGAGGTTCTCAACCCCGAGGAAGAGCGGGAACTCATCGAGAAAATCGAGGCAAAGCGCGAGGAGTACCAGGAGCGCAAGGAGAAACTCGACCAGACCGATGACGTGGAAGGCATCAAGGAGGAAGCCGAGGAGATTCGCTCCGAAGCCTCCAAGCACCACCAGAAGGTCACCGAACTCGCGGACGAGGCCCAGAAACACCACAACCAGATGATAGAGGCCTACCGCGAGGCGGACGAGATTCGCGACGAGGCCGACGAGATGCACGAGCAGTTCGTGGACGCTCAGGAGGCCGCCGACCAGCACCACGAGGACTTCGTGACCGTCCAGAAGCGCCTGCGCGAACTCGACAAGAAGGAAGAAGAGCAGGAGCGCAACAAGCGCGAGGAAGAGCAGGAGGCCGCCCGCGAGGAGGCCGAGGAAATCTACCAGAAGTTCAAGGACGGCGAGACCCTCGACACCGAGGACCTGATGAAGCTCCAGAAGACGGGGCTGCTCTAA
- the sppA gene encoding signal peptide peptidase SppA, which yields MPPAGQSLTQSVGRSIVALVSAVVVAALAWVLFVAYPGDLTDLFGVLLVVALLPAAVKLGTNVAESAFPSYNVAEVAVEGPITRSSGGGVISPPVGTDADDVVDQIEQADESAADALLVKLNTPGGEIVPSEDIRLAAERFDGPTVAYTTDVCASGGYDIASGCDELWARSGSIVGSIGVVGSRVNVADLADEVGVSYEQFTAGEFKDAGVPLKDISEDEREYLQGIVDDYYDDFVETVAEGRDMDPEAVRDTEARIYLGETAADLGLVDELGTRADVEDRIAQRLDEPVSVREFQPAVGLRGRLRGGAERVAYAFGAGVASVFDDADGFDFRL from the coding sequence ATGCCTCCAGCAGGGCAGAGTCTCACCCAGTCGGTCGGTCGGAGTATCGTCGCCCTCGTGAGTGCCGTGGTCGTCGCGGCCCTCGCGTGGGTGCTGTTCGTCGCGTATCCCGGCGACCTGACGGACCTGTTCGGCGTCCTCCTCGTGGTTGCCCTGCTTCCGGCCGCCGTCAAACTCGGAACCAACGTCGCCGAGAGCGCGTTCCCGTCGTACAACGTCGCGGAAGTGGCCGTCGAAGGACCGATAACCCGCTCGTCGGGCGGCGGCGTCATCTCTCCCCCAGTCGGGACTGACGCCGACGATGTCGTCGACCAGATAGAGCAAGCCGACGAGAGTGCCGCCGACGCGTTGCTCGTGAAACTGAACACGCCGGGCGGTGAAATCGTCCCGAGCGAGGACATCCGGCTGGCGGCCGAGCGGTTCGACGGCCCGACCGTCGCCTACACGACCGACGTGTGTGCCAGCGGCGGGTACGACATCGCCAGCGGCTGTGACGAACTCTGGGCGCGGTCGGGGAGCATCGTCGGCTCCATCGGCGTCGTCGGGTCCCGGGTGAACGTCGCCGACCTCGCCGACGAGGTGGGCGTCAGTTACGAGCAGTTCACCGCCGGAGAGTTCAAGGACGCCGGCGTCCCGCTGAAGGACATCTCCGAGGACGAACGCGAGTACTTGCAAGGCATCGTTGACGACTACTACGACGACTTCGTGGAGACAGTCGCCGAGGGTCGGGACATGGACCCCGAGGCGGTGCGTGACACCGAGGCTCGCATCTACCTCGGCGAGACGGCGGCGGACCTCGGACTGGTCGACGAACTCGGGACGCGGGCCGACGTGGAGGACCGCATCGCGCAGCGACTGGACGAACCGGTTAGCGTCCGAGAGTTCCAACCCGCCGTCGGGTTGCGCGGGCGGCTTCGCGGCGGTGCCGAACGGGTGGCCTACGCCTTCGGTGCCGGTGTCGCCAGCGTCTTCGACGACGCGGACGGGTTCGACTTCAGGCTGTAA
- a CDS encoding DUF373 family protein — protein MTTLVACIDRSDDVDVTAPVVGWEAVRSLVTEMGVADPEDSRVNCVLEGLRITRSLRDDDEDVVVAVISAAGDSVSADRAVARQTEDLVAEYDPDSAVVVVDSAEDERLVPIVESRVRVDAVDRVVVRQARDIESTYYLLKQFLADEELRKTVLVPVGIALLAFPVLLFVADSLATAVGAIATVIGTFFLYKGLGVDSSLATLSTQVRDGLYSGQVSLVTYVAAIGLTLIGVFVGAIGISGMNDQATLIVAMRFAFDSIPWLTVAALAAATGRLIDELIRDEGVRSAYVNLPFGAVAVGLVVRGFSAYFLERADVFAPFTMSRMDLGLVTVESFSLEPRVRLALFILAGIFVSLVGVRFAAYFNGDGVTEDLVEQ, from the coding sequence GTGACAACGCTGGTGGCGTGTATCGACCGGAGCGACGACGTGGATGTCACGGCTCCGGTCGTCGGCTGGGAGGCAGTCCGGTCGCTCGTCACCGAGATGGGCGTCGCCGACCCGGAGGACAGTCGCGTCAACTGCGTCCTCGAAGGCCTCCGCATCACGCGGTCGCTCCGCGACGACGACGAGGACGTGGTGGTCGCAGTCATCTCGGCGGCCGGCGACTCCGTCTCGGCGGACCGGGCGGTGGCCCGACAGACCGAGGACTTGGTGGCCGAGTACGACCCCGACTCGGCCGTCGTCGTCGTCGACAGTGCCGAGGACGAGCGACTGGTCCCCATCGTGGAGAGCCGTGTCCGCGTGGACGCGGTGGACCGTGTCGTCGTCCGGCAGGCCCGCGACATCGAGTCGACCTACTACCTGCTCAAGCAGTTCCTCGCCGACGAGGAACTGCGCAAGACGGTGCTGGTCCCCGTCGGTATCGCTCTCCTCGCCTTCCCGGTGTTACTGTTCGTCGCGGACAGTCTCGCAACCGCCGTCGGTGCCATCGCCACCGTCATCGGGACGTTCTTCCTCTACAAGGGGCTCGGCGTCGACTCCTCGCTCGCCACGCTCTCGACGCAGGTTCGGGACGGTCTGTACTCCGGGCAGGTGTCGCTCGTCACCTACGTCGCCGCCATCGGACTGACGCTCATCGGTGTGTTCGTGGGAGCTATCGGCATCTCGGGGATGAACGACCAGGCGACGCTCATCGTGGCGATGCGTTTCGCCTTCGACAGCATCCCGTGGCTGACGGTGGCGGCACTCGCGGCCGCGACTGGCCGCCTCATCGACGAACTCATTCGCGACGAGGGCGTTCGGAGTGCCTACGTCAACCTCCCGTTCGGTGCGGTGGCCGTCGGCCTCGTCGTCCGCGGGTTCTCGGCGTACTTCCTCGAACGCGCCGACGTGTTCGCACCCTTCACCATGTCCCGGATGGACCTCGGACTGGTCACCGTCGAGTCGTTCTCGCTCGAACCGCGCGTCAGACTCGCCCTGTTCATCCTCGCCGGTATCTTCGTTAGTCTCGTCGGCGTCCGCTTCGCCGCGTACTTCAACGGGGACGGCGTCACCGAGGACCTCGTCGAGCAGTAA
- a CDS encoding diphthine--ammonia ligase: MDTGAWVSLFSGGKDSSWALYRALETGLSVERLVTVHPEGDSYMYHVPATDLASLAAESIGIPLVDVNPDDFGADDVADAGAQGDDELEPLEIALSDLATELGDGANGADGGIAGLVAGAVESEYQTSRIEGMADRLDAELFAPLWQEDPRELADAMLDAGFEIRIVQVAAYGLDESWLGRTLDADALADLEAVHEEYGVHILGEGGEFETLVTDAPHMDRPIRLDAEPVWEGDRGHLDITDAWLA, from the coding sequence ATGGATACGGGCGCGTGGGTCAGTCTCTTCTCCGGCGGCAAAGACTCCTCGTGGGCACTCTACCGGGCACTCGAAACAGGACTGTCCGTCGAGCGGCTGGTGACGGTCCACCCCGAGGGTGACTCCTACATGTACCACGTCCCGGCGACCGACCTCGCGTCGCTAGCCGCCGAGAGCATCGGCATTCCGCTCGTGGATGTCAACCCCGACGACTTCGGAGCCGACGACGTGGCCGACGCCGGCGCGCAGGGCGACGACGAACTCGAACCGCTCGAAATCGCGCTCAGTGACCTCGCGACGGAGTTGGGCGACGGGGCGAACGGGGCCGATGGCGGTATCGCGGGCCTCGTCGCCGGGGCCGTAGAGAGCGAGTACCAGACTTCCCGCATCGAGGGGATGGCCGACCGTCTCGACGCCGAGTTGTTCGCCCCGCTTTGGCAGGAAGACCCCCGCGAACTCGCCGACGCGATGCTCGACGCCGGGTTCGAGATTCGCATCGTCCAAGTCGCGGCCTACGGTCTCGACGAGTCCTGGCTCGGACGCACGCTCGACGCCGACGCGCTGGCCGACCTCGAAGCCGTACACGAGGAGTACGGCGTCCACATCCTCGGAGAAGGTGGCGAGTTCGAGACGCTGGTGACCGACGCCCCGCACATGGACCGCCCGATTCGGCTGGACGCCGAACCGGTGTGGGAGGGCGACCGCGGCCATCTCGACATCACGGACGCGTGGTTGGCGTAG
- a CDS encoding thioredoxin family protein encodes MTDTDRPDTRRVTDLEDEATLDAFVSETSVALVEFYTDGCGICAQMEPVLDVVAKKTDAAVATVNPRDDPPLVDRFRVQSVPLFVVFVDGEPVARRAEGYVGAEDLTSWVESAGA; translated from the coding sequence GTGACTGATACCGACCGACCCGACACCCGACGCGTCACCGACCTCGAAGACGAGGCGACCCTCGACGCCTTCGTCTCGGAGACGTCGGTCGCGCTCGTGGAGTTCTACACCGACGGCTGTGGCATCTGTGCCCAGATGGAACCGGTGTTGGACGTGGTCGCGAAAAAGACCGACGCCGCGGTGGCGACGGTCAATCCGCGCGACGACCCGCCGTTGGTCGACCGCTTTCGCGTCCAGAGCGTCCCGCTGTTCGTTGTCTTCGTCGACGGCGAACCGGTCGCCCGGCGCGCCGAGGGGTACGTCGGTGCCGAGGACCTCACGTCGTGGGTCGAATCGGCCGGGGCGTAA
- a CDS encoding sugar phosphate nucleotidyltransferase, with protein sequence MDAVVLAGGYATRLWPVTKHRPKMLLPVGETTVIDRILTALETDERVEDVYVSTNERFGPDFEAHVAEQGYEKPQLSVEETTEEDEKFGVVGALAQLVEREDITDDLLVVAGDNLMGFSIGEFLDDFEEQGAPMLAAYDVGSLEKASSYGLLELDGDRVVDFQEKPDDPNSTLVSIACYAFPAESIRFSEYLEGGNNPDEPGWFIQWLQEREAVHAFTFEDAWYDIGTPESYLEAVAWELDGGRLVAESATVEGSDIGENVHILPGATVVDSTVEQSVIFSDTTIEDCEIRESIIDNDTHIESLDLAGALIGAHTQITNGQ encoded by the coding sequence ATGGACGCCGTGGTTCTTGCCGGGGGATACGCAACGCGGTTGTGGCCAGTGACGAAGCACCGGCCGAAGATGTTGCTCCCGGTAGGAGAGACGACGGTCATCGACAGGATTCTAACGGCCCTCGAAACCGACGAGCGCGTCGAGGACGTGTACGTCAGCACGAACGAGCGGTTCGGGCCGGACTTCGAGGCCCACGTCGCCGAACAGGGGTACGAGAAGCCACAACTCTCGGTCGAGGAGACGACCGAGGAAGACGAGAAGTTCGGCGTCGTCGGGGCACTCGCACAACTCGTCGAGCGCGAGGATATCACGGACGACCTGCTCGTCGTCGCCGGGGACAACCTGATGGGCTTTTCCATCGGCGAGTTCCTCGACGACTTCGAGGAACAGGGGGCACCGATGCTCGCCGCCTACGATGTCGGGTCGCTGGAGAAAGCGAGTTCGTACGGTCTCCTCGAACTGGACGGTGACCGGGTCGTGGACTTCCAAGAGAAACCCGACGACCCGAACAGCACCCTCGTCTCCATCGCCTGCTACGCGTTCCCCGCCGAGAGCATCCGGTTCTCCGAGTATCTGGAGGGCGGCAACAACCCCGACGAACCGGGGTGGTTCATCCAGTGGCTCCAAGAACGCGAGGCAGTCCACGCGTTCACCTTCGAGGACGCGTGGTACGACATCGGGACGCCGGAGAGCTACCTCGAAGCGGTCGCGTGGGAACTCGACGGCGGGCGACTCGTCGCCGAGAGCGCGACTGTCGAGGGGTCAGACATCGGCGAGAACGTCCACATCCTCCCCGGCGCGACGGTGGTCGACTCCACCGTCGAGCAGTCGGTCATCTTCTCGGACACGACCATCGAGGACTGTGAAATCCGCGAGTCGATTATCGACAACGACACCCACATCGAGAGTCTCGACCTCGCGGGCGCGCTCATCGGAGCCCACACCCAGATTACCAACGGGCAGTGA
- a CDS encoding transcriptional regulator: MREAKSSQTTRQRVADRLRTEAMAAGAIAREFEVETSTAVSHVEHIARSLEHTDEELLVAPPTCRDCGFDDFDDLLNRPGRCPECKSESVEEPAFRID; the protein is encoded by the coding sequence ATGCGCGAGGCGAAGTCGAGCCAGACGACCCGCCAGCGCGTCGCCGACCGCCTCCGAACCGAGGCGATGGCCGCCGGAGCCATCGCCCGCGAGTTCGAGGTCGAAACGAGCACCGCCGTCAGCCACGTCGAACACATCGCCCGGTCGCTCGAACACACCGACGAGGAGTTGCTGGTCGCGCCGCCGACGTGCCGGGATTGTGGCTTCGACGACTTCGACGATTTGCTCAACCGCCCGGGTCGCTGTCCCGAGTGCAAGAGCGAATCCGTCGAGGAACCGGCGTTCCGCATCGACTAG
- a CDS encoding CBS domain-containing protein, translating into MPIDDLARSDVVTASPETPVTDLAVTMAEENVGSVVITNGDTPVGIVTDRDLTVRTLADGADPTAQTASDVMSSDLCTAERDAGFYAATSSMAEHGVRRLPVCENETLVGIITSDDLMELLADEQQ; encoded by the coding sequence ATGCCAATCGATGACCTCGCCCGGAGTGATGTTGTCACCGCCAGCCCTGAGACGCCAGTCACCGACCTCGCAGTAACGATGGCCGAGGAAAACGTCGGGAGCGTCGTCATCACGAACGGGGACACACCAGTCGGTATCGTGACCGACCGTGACCTGACCGTTCGGACGCTCGCCGACGGTGCCGACCCGACCGCACAGACCGCCAGCGACGTGATGTCCAGCGACCTCTGTACGGCCGAACGCGACGCCGGGTTCTACGCGGCGACCAGTTCGATGGCCGAACACGGCGTCCGACGACTCCCGGTCTGTGAGAATGAGACCCTCGTGGGTATCATCACGTCGGACGACCTGATGGAGTTGCTCGCCGACGAACAGCAGTAG
- a CDS encoding Rieske (2Fe-2S) protein: MDEGSRVVSVNEVPEDSTFLFRVQENGIDEQQEAILVSLADGVACWLNYCQHFTHIKLDKGSGAEMRDGELICTNHGAYFEEESGRCTYGPCEGAYLQEVAVTVSDGAVYLTDDEYTFAGVGPIETDDVDLGSKSNYEF, encoded by the coding sequence ATGGACGAGGGAAGTCGCGTCGTGTCGGTCAACGAGGTTCCCGAGGACTCGACGTTTCTGTTCCGGGTGCAGGAGAACGGAATCGACGAACAACAGGAGGCCATCCTCGTGTCACTCGCCGACGGCGTCGCCTGCTGGCTCAACTACTGCCAGCACTTCACGCACATCAAACTCGACAAGGGGTCCGGCGCGGAGATGCGGGACGGCGAACTCATCTGTACCAACCACGGTGCGTACTTCGAGGAGGAGAGCGGTCGCTGTACGTACGGCCCCTGTGAGGGGGCGTACCTCCAAGAGGTGGCCGTGACCGTCAGCGACGGCGCGGTGTATCTGACCGACGACGAGTACACGTTCGCCGGCGTGGGTCCTATCGAAACCGACGACGTGGACCTCGGTTCGAAGTCCAACTACGAGTTCTGA
- a CDS encoding saccharopine dehydrogenase family protein — translation MDLLIYGSYGYTGDLIADTAADRGHDPTLAGRNERKVADQAAELGFDHRVFDLDDTGAVHDALDAHDAVLNCAGPFVQTYEPLVEACIETGTHYLDITGEIVVFQAIAEYDDAASEAGVMLMPGVGFDVVPTDCLAAHLHERLPEATHLALGFDAMAGISPGTAKTVIDSLDEPGYVREGGLLESVPAAHNTRRIDFGRGEKSAATIPWGDLVTAYHTTGIENVEVYTALPEPAIWAMRASRPFTPLLSLPPLKSGLELLVDTTVSGPSERERETGRSFVWGEASTAEGERAVSRLETPETYALTVETALEIAGRVLDGDAPEGFQTPAGAYGPDLILSIDGTERHDE, via the coding sequence ATGGACCTGCTCATCTACGGGTCGTACGGCTACACGGGGGACCTCATCGCGGACACGGCCGCCGACCGCGGCCACGACCCGACCCTCGCCGGTCGCAACGAGCGGAAAGTGGCCGACCAAGCGGCCGAACTGGGGTTCGACCACCGCGTCTTCGACCTCGACGACACCGGGGCCGTCCACGACGCGCTCGACGCCCACGACGCCGTCCTGAACTGTGCTGGCCCGTTCGTCCAGACGTACGAACCGCTGGTCGAAGCCTGCATCGAGACGGGCACGCACTACCTCGACATCACCGGTGAGATAGTGGTGTTCCAAGCCATCGCCGAGTACGACGACGCGGCCAGCGAGGCGGGCGTGATGCTGATGCCGGGCGTCGGTTTCGACGTGGTGCCGACCGACTGTCTCGCCGCCCACCTCCACGAGCGTCTACCCGAGGCAACCCACCTCGCACTGGGATTCGACGCGATGGCCGGAATCTCCCCCGGGACGGCCAAGACGGTCATCGACTCGCTGGACGAACCGGGGTACGTCCGCGAAGGCGGGCTACTCGAATCCGTCCCGGCCGCCCACAACACCCGCCGCATCGACTTCGGTCGCGGTGAGAAGTCCGCCGCGACCATCCCGTGGGGCGACCTCGTGACTGCCTACCACACCACCGGCATCGAGAACGTGGAAGTCTACACCGCCCTCCCGGAGCCAGCCATCTGGGCGATGCGCGCCAGCCGTCCGTTCACGCCGCTGTTGTCGCTCCCGCCGCTCAAATCCGGCCTCGAACTCCTCGTCGACACCACCGTCTCCGGGCCGAGCGAACGCGAGCGCGAGACGGGCCGCAGTTTCGTCTGGGGTGAGGCGAGTACCGCCGAGGGCGAGCGCGCCGTCTCGCGGTTGGAGACACCTGAGACGTACGCCCTGACGGTCGAGACGGCCCTCGAAATCGCCGGGCGCGTCCTCGACGGCGACGCCCCCGAGGGGTTCCAGACGCCCGCCGGCGCGTACGGCCCGGACCTGATTCTGTCCATCGACGGAACCGAGCGACACGACGAGTAG